In Acidimicrobiia bacterium, the sequence CGTCCTTGAAGTTCTTCAGCGGCGTGATCTTCGCCGAGCGCTTCGCCTTGATGCGGATCGTCTCACCGGTCGCGGGGTTGCGTCCCATGCGCGCCGGACGGTCGACCCGGCGGAACTTCGCGAACCCCGAGATGGCGACGTCTTCCCCAGCCGCGACGGTGGCCGTGATCAGGTCGACGATGGACTGCAACACCTCGTCCGCTTCACGGCGGGTCGTCTCGATGCGCTCGGAGAGCGCGGTCACCAGCTGGCTTCGATTCACGTTTCCTCCTGTTTTTCCGGACCGAACGGGGGAAGCCTTACATCACCGGGGGTCGCGCGCGCGGATTCTGAGCCGAAAAACTTGGCCTTTTCGCCATTCCGCTACGCGGCGTCACAAACGAGGACGAGCGC encodes:
- a CDS encoding HU family DNA-binding protein → MNRSQLVTALSERIETTRREADEVLQSIVDLITATVAAGEDVAISGFAKFRRVDRPARMGRNPATGETIRIKAKRSAKITPLKNFKDAVLSGKAPAAKKAPAKKAPAKKTAAKKTTAKKTTAKKAPARKTAAKKAPAKKAAKRAPAKKAAKKAPAKKAAKRR